The following is a genomic window from Plectropomus leopardus isolate mb chromosome 3, YSFRI_Pleo_2.0, whole genome shotgun sequence.
GCACATATAAATTTTATGTGTATAGTGATAAATGTATattccaaagcaaaaaaataaataaatacatttttgggatTACATTATACTTTCTTGTGTTTACTCACAGCTCATCCTATTCATGTTATCCACAGTTTGTGATACGCATAAAGTTTGCAACATTTTCATCCAGCTGAATGTTTTCTTATACATTAGTTATGCTTTTAAGATTCTAAGATGTTTTTAACAGAATTTGAGGAAATGCTGCATTATATACACCttgaaataaaagtataaacaaGGCTGAACCACAAAGCCTCAAATCATTTTGGTTTGTATGGCATGATTTCTAGTTAAtcaatttatcagattttaagtTGTGAGTGGGGTATTTTCTGACAAATTTTATTGTGTAGAACAAAACTTGAAAGTCTctaaagcttgtgttaaccacagactttatttgtgGCAAATAACTAAAAAcgtatcaaaaaaaaaaaaaaagacgagggaaccagaggcTCTGAAATGCTaacaaattttcagttttaggaCTTATCTCTGATGCTGGCTTTCTAAAATGGCAATCAGTGATCAATACTTTGAGAACCTATGAGCTTAAATGGTCAGTTTAGCTGTTAAGTTTCTAAAAATTTCTCCTGGGGAAATTCGACATAAATTTCACATAGACCCCACTGGAGAGTTGCATTGCAgaaagtatatatttatttatttattcactgttttcttccttttctttacaTAACTTTCTTTGTGCACACCTGcctgttctatttttttttttttatttgtgcctatacgtatatatatatttttgaacaattttataacttttttcttatCACTGATGAGAGACTATATGCACCTACTGGCAGTTTCATGGGGAACCTCACTTGTCAAGTCCCTTGAGGGTTTTCTGGGTTTCCCCTGCATATCTCCTTTTATTGAAATGTATaacattactgttttttatatgtgctaaataaatcaaatcgaATCAGAATGGTCCCCACCaatattaaattgatttttgattagatagatagatagatagatagatagatatactttattgatctcaaaactgagaaattgggatgtagcagcgccatacagtaagaacagagaataaagagcacacattattaatagaatataaaggactatgcttaaaaaaacctaaaaaaaaaactaagagactgtacatatctacatatatacatgtgtaaagtgcggaacagtatctTATcaaattgattattattaaaagtgaTTATTAAAAGCGATTACGGCCCTCCTAAAAGCCAATTGTAACTAATtagttttgaaatatttattctgGTTTGCATGGCATGATTTCTAGTTAATCATAAATCATACTGATTAGTTATTATCAGCTGTGGTCAACACTGTAGGCGCTGGTGACGTCAAAAGGAGGAGAGACTTTCGACCAATCAGCGTCGGCTGCCCTGCTCATCATCACCTCTGTTTACACGGTGGAGAAGCAGAGACCTGCAGAGACCTGCAGAGCCCCAGAGACCCTCAGTCTGAACGCGGAAACGGCGGAGGTCGGTGTAAGAGCGAGAAGGCAACCGGACACCGGCGGTGTGAGCCGAGTAAGTAACCAGGAAGCCGCATTTAAAAATTTCCTTAATCGTCCCGGTGAACCTGCTAACGACAGACGTCAACAAGTGGGCTAATTTGCCTCGAGCTCAGTGCTAGCAGCCGTCACTGAGAGAGAAACGTTTGATTTAACGTTAAACCGGCCGGTTAATCCGCTCAGAGCCGGGTGGTTAGTTAGCTCGTTAATTGTTGTCACACTGACCGTGAGTCTGAGCGGATGGGAGCTAACTGAGCTGTTAGCcgtctgtctgctgtgtgtccGCGTCATGTGAGGCTGATTTGATTGTCCACTGGGTTTGCTTTGTCAGTCAAAATCCTCTCTCATTCATGTGACGGTGGCATGAGCTGCTTTATGGCACCCTTTTCCTATGCTAATGCTGCCactgatttgtttatttgtgtatttatcttATTGTTGAGTGCAGagtgcagtaaaaacaaacaaaaagcaaatagAGTAGTGACAGGGAGAAGATGGACAAGCTCATATTGACAAgacaacaaacataaaaaataatcaggcATTATAATATTTGCTGTTATTGATATTCAGATCAGTTGTTTTACTCTACTAGGGGTGGTTGTTGAGGGCACTTGTGTGTAtacattataataaatatttggcTTGATACCAactattagtagttaatgagactgatatttggaaccaatatgcatttacaataaaaatgaaaatccttttgtcaatatttactttgtcatataacaaactccaaaacaaaatgtggaaTGAATAATGAGTatgataataatactataaaaataaataaaaaagtaaactgaataagttaataaataaataaagatagaagaagagaaaaaaaaagttggctcTTCCCTGCGAGGGTGCTCGAGCTCAGCCAGAGGCCAGTTAGGCTGCGTTTGCTTGTTCTCTCAGTTGCACTCATTTCTTTTGCCACTCCAGGCGGCAcagattaattttttaatctgtttgtttAGGATGGAGAGTGAGGATGATAGTGTACTCCGGTCTCGCTGCCGAGCCATTCCTAAGCTGCCCCCCTTCCCTGATCTGGACAGCTCTCTGGATGGGGATTGTGATCAGGGACAACACCAGCAAGACAGTGGAGACAACCACATTACCAGCAATGGTAAGAAAATCTCAACTCCCTCATTAGCAGAGCCTGGAGAGAGGACAATGACCTCTTTTTACAGTCACATGTGTGGTGCAGAGTTGATTCAACCCtcacctctgaggctgaaattCAGTAAATTTCCCTGGATGTGTGAGTCACTGAAGCCGTGTGATGATGTGTTTCCTCTTAAACGATGTGATGACACCTGTGGTACATTTGGTGCGGTCAGCCAGTGTGATATTCACCAACAGTGCTTTGAGCAGGTCTAGTATAtcttttggcaactttttgtgtatttcaaataaaaatactgaccACTTAAAACGTCTAGTGTGTTCgttttatgctgcattcacatggaatcagAGAGATGGCAAACTGGATATCATTCTAGTGGATGAGAGCATTTCAGAACAAAGAAGTGAGGCCAGTGGAAAATACTGAAACAGTAGACGCCATTGCAGTTATAAGGttataatattttgactttttttcatccCCTGCGACAGAATCTACGACTACATGTTGCATGACTCCCTCACACAAGgaaaaattgaaaacatgaaaacactgtgGCATCACCGTAgcactattttttaaaagatggaAGTGCAGACCAAAttgataaaagtaaaagtaattctCCGTCCACATTTCGCAATGTGTGTAATGGCCTCACACACCACCACTACAACGCTGCCTCCACTGAAAGGTACATGATTAGGACCTCCTCCACCGTCGCCTCATTCGTTGTTTAGTGAAACTTATGCCCTCGGGCCTCATCTACTGGCTGTATCTGTGCTTTCTATGCTATAAAGGATGCATGAAAGTATGAGGGCAGTGATGTTTACAACATTTGAAAaggctgtattttatttttgtatgtaaagcATGTATAAACGAACCCATAGCATCCTACCATTCTGTCTGactatttgtttttcacatgcaAATCGGAAGGTGTTGTTGGTCTACCTGATTTTACGTAAACGCAGCATTACTGACCTCTAGCAGTGGGGTCACAGTTTGCAATCGACTGTGCCaggcatgtaggagaactacagtgacCAATGCCAAAATGTGAATGTCCCTTTCTTGAGAgcgtttggtttgtcttttctgggctactgtagaaacaacatggcaggcACTGTGGATGAGGATCCGCTTTGTATGTAGATAAGATaagctcattctgaggtaattaaaagaaacattacggttcttattttcaggtgatttataAACTTATGAAAACACAGTCATGAATTTTTCTCCAATTTCTGCAAATAGATGCTCTTAaaacctacacactggaccttaaaaaatgctttgtaaGGTAAAAACGTTCTGattataaaatgtgatttattggCTTTATTTGATGTCAAGTTCAGTTCCTTTTGTCTTGGCTGTACTGTTTGCTGACAGGGTGGAGTGCTACTGCCGCTGCGCTGTGTGACTGACCTCAGTAACTGTGAGAACTTGTTCGTCATGAGACAGCTGTCATGTCTAATAACCTAAAGTAACCTTAACCACAAGCAGTCAAGTAAATGTCATTAGTGTGTCATCTTTTGGATTTTGTAACATTGGATCTAAAGACTGATGTCACTTGACTTCTGTTGAATTCTGACTAAAATCCACAGCACTCAGCTGTTAGCAACAAAGATATCAGTCACTATTCAAAGCTGAAATCTTGAAATAtaaagtattttgtgtttggctgcaggtgtttttgaaaacagattttatttctctgtgagCAATGCTTTTTAAGCAATTTCTCTCCAAATGCCCCACAGATAACCTCTTGTAGAATTTCTGTTGATCATTTTTCGAAATATTTGACATGGCGTGAATTGATGTTGACATTTACCATGTCAAAGTACTGTTGAGGCAAGGTAACCTGGCAACTCTGTGGgctctgttgttattttgggTGTGTCCAGAGCACTTAGCTTTATAATTATATTTGAGGATTACAAagcaacatgttgttttttgtatcatATTCTTAGGCTTGTGTGCTCTGTTTCCACTTTCAGGAAAAATTGAAGTGGAGCAGGTGATCAGCAAAAAGCTACAACTGAAAAGGAAAGCAGAGGTTAGTAAGTCAGTTATGTCAGTTAAGCAAAGGCACATCCTGTATGTTGTAATGAGCCACTATTACACAAATTGTCTTCAATGTTCTCCAGTTGATATGTTTATTCTGTCATACTGctgttaataaataatttagctTATATTGACACACATCCTCAggcaaaaataaagtttgtacAGTGTATTTCCGTCAGTAGTTGTCTTTTAGCTCTCACTTTAattactgattttatttatgattttatgtgtTCTTTGTTACACTCagacaatgacattttttgtaaaactaaatCCCCAGTAGACCAATTTGAGCCTCTCTAAGTCCTCTATGAGCTCTGTCATTAAACCCAATTTGTTCACTCTCGAAAACTTTCTGAAAGTAAAATATATGGATTATCTTTGAACTTAAGCCAATTGTTTtgctgaaaagaagaaaaagcacaatGAAGTCTGACATGAAAAGGAAtacatttcattcaaatttaTCATGACAATTCTATgaggttttcttttaaatggcTGAACAAAATTCCACCTCGAGGAAATGTGCTCAACATTTCCTCTTTCACACAATATCAGTTTAGTTCATGCTCTCATCCAGAGCAGCGGCTGATGACTGAGTAGGTGTTGGTTGCTCAAGAACACttgagaaaagattttttttttccaccatgcCTCTTTTCTCTTGTGcagtataaaaatgaaaagcatgaaTGTAACTTCACAGACACATGAATGATAACTCTTCCTGTGTCCTGCTCTTTCGCTCAGTACCTGAAGAGTGACCTGATGCGTCAGTTTGACAGCCAGGTTAATGACTTCATGGATAGTCTTATCGAGGAGTCTGCGAGCCTGGAGCCTGCGCCTGTACCTGCTGTCTTCTCACCTCCGCTCTCCGACAAGGAGAGGAGCAAACTCAGGTGCTGCCTTTCAGCTTCTACTGGcctttcaaaaaattaaaataaatacgtTGCACTAAATATCAGATGTGTAGGCTTTCAGCACATATGCATTTCTTcaacaaaaatagttttatcTGGTCACTGATAtcattctgttttcttttaggCATTTCCGGCCACCTCATGGTCAAGGCAAGCACTTTGTCAGTCGCAGGTCCCTTTTAGAGTAAGTTTACACACTGATctgaaagaaatgtaaatatcaCCTACCTGAATACTCAAATGCATCACCTGTCTGTTCTTGTTTGCAGTGAGCTGTTTGAGGTGAACCACATCAGGACTATCTACCACATGTTTATTGCCCTGCTCATTCTCTTTATCCTCAGTACATTGGTGGTAGACTTCATTGATGAAGGCAGGTAATGTGGACCACTGCTATATAAAATGCCTCATGATTTTGTTAAGcttttgttgaaataatgaattatttgaaggaatacttcacccacaaaattatcatttgtatatcaattcaTCACCACATGTCATGTAgaatttgtggagaaaaaaaaattttttttcgcATGCCTATACgatgaacaaagaatccaataacggaaaaaaatcttgatgaattgTAGTCAAATGGGGCTGCTTTAAACAACGGCACAACTGTATGAAAACGTtggtttacaaactcacacaagtGCACTGTAATCCAAGTATCATCTTATCCAGTTGTTTTGCTCAGTATTTCCTAACACGTGCATTTTAGCTAAAACCAtactatttaaaatatttccacatACTAGTAGTGCACCTGGGCAACATGTGCTTTTCAACTGCCGATGCATTACACTGAGCAAACTTTAACTGCGTGCTCTTGTCTGGTTGCACCTTTTGTCCATGGATGTAAATGTTCGtgtggaagtgttttaaatagtagaaatttagctaaaatacatgtgtttgggaGGTTCTGAGCATTGGACTagataaatgaaacttggattatactgcacaagttgcgtaagagtttgtaaacagacgCTTGagatagttttgctgttgttaaacgcagTCCCTTTTTACTCcaattcaataaaaatgttctcagtttttggattgtTCATTCATTTTGGAGGCATGCATGAAaaccaatgttttctttacacaTTTAACATAACAAgggatgagtaattgatatacaaatgatcattttgtgggttaagtatttctttaaatttctatCACTTTTGATCTTGGTAAAATAGTCTGTTATGAGCAGAGCCTTCaagtttctcctctctgcttttccTCCTTTGCCTCAGACTGGTGCTGCACTTTGACCTGCTGGTCTATGCGTTTGGACAGCTCCCTCTGGTGGTGTGCACATGGATCTGCATGTTCCTGTCTGTGTTACTGGTCCCCTACACCCTGTTCCACCTGTGGTCGCAGACCCAGTCTGGCTCTTACAGACACCCCAGGTTGTGCAGTTTGCTGTTTGGCTCTGTGTTCCTGCTCTACCAAGCTCTGGGTGTTGGATTCCTGCCTACATATGTGGTGGTGACCAACAGTTTTCCACCTGCGTCATGTTTCATCATCATCCTGGAACAGGTAGATGATAAGTGTGAACCACATCCACAGTTAGTGTGTTGTATTGCAccacatttcttgccatgtaaAAGACTATCAAATGTCTTTTGAGATATATGTAAACTCACCTGCCTTTCTCGAATTGATTCTATGGAAAAAGCTGTAAAAGCTGCTGTGtctcttattatttttctacttCCAGGTGCGTCTAATGATGAAAGCCCACTCCTTTGTTAGGGAGAACGTACCAAGGGTCCTGACCTGGGCTAAAGAAAAGACCAGTATGtcactttgttcattttttgactgaatccattacagtttttatttgcaGATTCACACTATTTATTTCTTAGACTAGATGGGATCATGAGCGTGGTCATTTGTCTATATCCGTCtgactgggttttttttttaaccatcatttAATGCTGACTTCACACTCCTCTTAACCAGCAGGTAATGGCAGCAAGTCCTCATCAAAAGCACAGAGCAAAAGGCATTGGTAGAAATTGTCTTGGCCAAAACCAAGAGCCCTTACTGCTGATGCAGGTCACATTTTAGCCTTTATCATggctcaaaaacaaacatccataGAAGAGCGAGGCCTCATTTACACACTCGGTATGTTATGATCCACTAATTAGGCAAGATACAATTTgatcttaaaaagtcttaaaaagtttGTGTTATCTTCGCTGCCATCTTGACTGTAAGTGAGCTGGGAAAAGACGATGCACGCCACAGCGCCATGTGTCTAGAGTGGCTTTGATGGCCTCTGCAGGCCACCTGGCAGAGATCTTCACTCAATTGAGTGTACTTAActagttgtttttgtgttcccTTCTCCTTATGTTCATATTTTGATGAGCAGTCTTCCCTTTGATCTGTAGGCCCAGGTCCAGTGGTCCCTCAGGTCTCTCAATATCTCTACTTTCTGTTTGCACCTACTCTCATCTACAGAGACAAGTACCCCAGGTAAACAGATCCTCtcattatttgtgctttttttctccatacggTAGCTCACGTGTTTGGTAAAACCCCTGTTTCTCACTAAATATAGGAATCCAGTGATCAGATGGGGCTACGTGGCAACTAAGTTACTTCAGGTACAAACCTCTTACACATTTCAAAGTTGACCTTGTTTAAAATTGGAAGCAAACCGTATTAGCCCATTTTTCTGACAGTCTCATCCATTTCTACCCTGCAGGTACTTGGCTGTCTGTTTTATGCCTATTACGTGTTTGTGCGGCTCTGCATCCCTCAGTTCcgcagcagcagcctgcagctgtTTGATCTGAGGGCCATGGTCCTGTGTGTCTTTAACTCCATCCTGCCAGGTAAGATCAACCAGCCTCAGCAACAAATACTCATTCATACACCCATCAGTCTCTCTCAGGGGATACAGCAGTAATATGTCAGtcacattgtcttttttcatctgCAGGAGTGTTGGTTCTCTTCCTGGGATTCTTTGCCTTCCTCCACTGTTGGCTTAATGCTTTCGCTGAGATGCTCCGCTTTGCTGACAGGATGTTTTACAAGGTTACTTCCACGGTTACTGCCAGCTacagcaaaatttaaattaagttcCTATGTTGTGCTTCATGTTTGACTCAACTGATTTTGATTGCACATCACAGGATTGGTGGAACTCAACCTCATTTGCTAATTACTATCGCACTTGGAACGTAGTGGTCCATGACTGGCTGTACTACTACGTGTACCGGGACTTACTGTGGGTGAGTGGTTTTGCTAttgatactttaaaaaaaacaaaaaaaaagcagcagctgcatTCTGCATTATGTCAAGTTTATATGGATTTTTACTGACTATTTTGTAATGAAAGAGGGAATCATAACATCATTGTAAAAAGCAATTTCTTAATGtcttaaacacattttccaatTTATTGCTaatgtaaaaaatgcatgacTGATTAATGCTGGAGTGTGGAACATTTATATTATACTTTTGTTACATAGGAAGGACGGATTGAATGGATGCGTTTTACATCAACTAGCCAGCGCTAAAGGGGGTTGTAAGGAGGGAGAGAGCATAGCTTTGGAGCAGCAGTTAGGAGAATGGCAGAAGCTATGgagaaaaatcctaaattgGTCCAAGAAGGATTCTTGAGTGGATGcgccagattaaaaaaaaaaaaaaaaactgggggtTCAGGggaaaattaatgtaaaaacaaagccTGTCACCTGTGGGCATACTTTATAGGCGCGCATCAGCATTCAGTGTGTTTCCAATCACCTATTATTATATGCATTTTCAAAGTGtgccaaaaatttgaaaaagaaatctgaaaaaattgCAGCAAAGTTTTTACACTGGGGgtaggataaaaaaaattggtgtatcaataaaacataaatgcttGGGTTGCATTGGGTGCAATGAAAACAGATCCAGCAAATAAATGATGACGCACAGTCGTGGCATACTGTCAACACATGAGCCACTGCAAGCTCTCTTCATTGTCTCAGGATGTCTTTTAACAAGCTTGCGTATGCACAGAGGGTTGTTACCACAACTCTTCCAGAACGATTTAGCTATAATGTTAGTTGTTCACaactttctcttttatttaatcATGTGGTCTCCATGTTGTTTGACTGGCGCTCTGTTATTTACATCATCCCTATTGTGCTTTCTTCTGCAGTGGCATCTGACCAGTAAATTTACACCACCTGCTGCTTATCTCAATCGATCATCCCCCAATATTCGCATAACAGTAGTGGATGGAAAAGCAcatgaatttgcattttcttttgtcaattTCTTGAAAATTCAGCGAAAATTTTGAACTACATTTGGATAGAAACTCAACTAGTGTTTGTGTAACTACTCTCACTGCCAGGCGAGGGAGACAAAAGTTTTGCGCTCCAGCTTTGAAGCTGcagttttgacatgtttgctcTCTGTGCTCTTGTCATTTTAGATGTCTCAGAAACGCTGCAGACCAGCAGCCATACTGTTTGTGTTCACAGTGTCTGCAGTGGTCCATGAGTACATCCTTGCAATCTGCTTTGGCTTCTTCTATCCCGTACTCTTCTGCCTCTTCATGTGCTTTGGAAgtaagaaaaaagacataagtGTTTCTTGTTATTATCACACCACCTTGCTTTTATTGCATGAGTCACTCCAGCTATATCTAATATTATTCTGTCTGTgttatgacacacacaaacctggTCAAGTTATGTGTCTCTGCATTCATTATGCTTCACCCTTATCTTAATTTCTCATTCTTTCACAGTGATGTTCAACTTCATTCTGCATGACCAAAGAAAAGGTCCCATCTGGAACATAATCATGTGGACGTCCCTCTTCCTGGGTCAAGGAGTCATTATCTGTCTGTACTCGCAGGAGTGGTATGCCCAACGCTACTGCCCCCTGAAAGAGGTAACACCTGCAGCATTACTTTGTCCTGTCCTCTTAAACACTGATATGGTGTTTATTTAGACACATTAATTTGGCttcacatgtttgtttgtttggttttttttcagccttcCTTCCTTGAGTTACTGAAGCCTCGATCCTGGAGCTGTCAGAGACTGATGGCAGACTCTGACTTATAGGCTGTGATCTACGTTTGGACTACTGCTGAGGATCATCACTGATCGGTCTAAATTTGACCAGCCTTTCTGTTACTGTCATAACTTGTCGTCttcaagtttgttttattttatttgcactaAGGTCACAACTGAGTCCGTGTATGACTGTATGGAGAGAATTAGCATGTGCCAAATTGTTCTTTTCTCTAACAGCAAAGTCACAGTAATGCCTTACTAAacctgttttatgttttcagaaacaaaccTAACAAAATCACAAGTTCACATGAAATCAAATGTgagctcttttatttttatgcactatttatttttcagatgtattCCCCTTACGTTTACCTTTATCAACTGTGAAACCAGTCCTTGTGCCAATATGATAACAGCAAACAATATGGCAGCACAATACAAAGAAATACGCAATACAAATCACATATGCAGTAATGGTTAATATTTAACAGAATTTGCACTTACTCCTCTATTACAGATAACATTCAGTATGTTTGGAAAGCCTTccaatgttatttattttcactgccaataagatttatttttgaaaaatggccaCTGTTTGCTGATTTGTTTAAATCTATGAGGAACTGTGGCCTCTATATTATAGATATAAACTTacatttaattgttttgaaGGGGAAAATGAAGGTTTTTGGTATGTTGTGTGTTTGGGGAAGTATTT
Proteins encoded in this region:
- the soat1 gene encoding sterol O-acyltransferase 1 — translated: MESEDDSVLRSRCRAIPKLPPFPDLDSSLDGDCDQGQHQQDSGDNHITSNGKIEVEQVISKKLQLKRKAEYLKSDLMRQFDSQVNDFMDSLIEESASLEPAPVPAVFSPPLSDKERSKLRHFRPPHGQGKHFVSRRSLLDELFEVNHIRTIYHMFIALLILFILSTLVVDFIDEGRLVLHFDLLVYAFGQLPLVVCTWICMFLSVLLVPYTLFHLWSQTQSGSYRHPRLCSLLFGSVFLLYQALGVGFLPTYVVVTNSFPPASCFIIILEQVRLMMKAHSFVRENVPRVLTWAKEKTSPGPVVPQVSQYLYFLFAPTLIYRDKYPRNPVIRWGYVATKLLQVLGCLFYAYYVFVRLCIPQFRSSSLQLFDLRAMVLCVFNSILPGVLVLFLGFFAFLHCWLNAFAEMLRFADRMFYKDWWNSTSFANYYRTWNVVVHDWLYYYVYRDLLWMSQKRCRPAAILFVFTVSAVVHEYILAICFGFFYPVLFCLFMCFGMMFNFILHDQRKGPIWNIIMWTSLFLGQGVIICLYSQEWYAQRYCPLKEPSFLELLKPRSWSCQRLMADSDL